A window of Ananas comosus cultivar F153 linkage group 4, ASM154086v1, whole genome shotgun sequence contains these coding sequences:
- the LOC109708378 gene encoding chaperone protein dnaJ 72 isoform X1, protein MDYYKTLGLRRDASKEEIKEAFRRSALRFHPDRHSNASEEVKDAASVRFKQASEAYEVLIDERMRADYDRAWRGAGSFDRRGYGGYSSSSSSSSSSHYYGGNQYGYGYGYGGGGGGYRRPPGSGSGGLGFDMEFVFRVLTRRGFLINVGFASALLGGAVIIEECLQAMWRMNNSGKSFEEAMESIEKVKVQKKDG, encoded by the exons ATGGACTACTACAAAACCCTAGGATTGCGGAGGGACGCAAGCaaggaggagatcaaggagGCGTTCCGCCGATCGGCCCTCAGATTCCACCCCGATCGCCACTCCAACGCCTCCGAGGAGGTCAAAGACGCCGCCTCCGTCCGATTCAAGCAAGCCTCGGAGGCGTACGAGGTGCTGATCGATGAGCGGATGCGCGCCGACTACGATCGCGCGTGGCGCGGCGCCGGATCCTTCGATCGGCGAGGCTACGGTGGGTAttcgtcctcgtcgtcgtcttcttcgtcgTCCCACTATTATGGGGGCAATCAGTATGGTTATGGTTATGGTTATGGAGGAGGTGGCGGGGGATACCGTCGACCCCCGGGGAGCGGCAGCGGTGGATTAGGGTTTGATATGGAGTTCGTGTTTCGGGTGCTCACGAGGCGGGGGTTCCTCATCAATGTTGGTTTCGCGAG TGCTTTGTTAGGTGGAGCTGTCATTATTGAAGAATGTCTTCAAGCAATGTGGCGAATGAACAATTCTGGG AAATCATTTGAGGAAGCAATGGAGTCCATTGAAAAGGTTAAGGTACAGAAGAAAGATGGCTAA
- the LOC109708378 gene encoding chaperone protein dnaJ 72 isoform X2, whose translation MDYYKTLGLRRDASKEEIKEAFRRSALRFHPDRHSNASEEVKDAASVRFKQASEAYEVLIDERMRADYDRAWRGAGSFDRRGYGGYSSSSSSSSSSHYYGGNQYGYGYGYGGGGGGYRRPPGSGSGGLGFDMEFVFRVLTRRGFLINVGFARWSCHY comes from the exons ATGGACTACTACAAAACCCTAGGATTGCGGAGGGACGCAAGCaaggaggagatcaaggagGCGTTCCGCCGATCGGCCCTCAGATTCCACCCCGATCGCCACTCCAACGCCTCCGAGGAGGTCAAAGACGCCGCCTCCGTCCGATTCAAGCAAGCCTCGGAGGCGTACGAGGTGCTGATCGATGAGCGGATGCGCGCCGACTACGATCGCGCGTGGCGCGGCGCCGGATCCTTCGATCGGCGAGGCTACGGTGGGTAttcgtcctcgtcgtcgtcttcttcgtcgTCCCACTATTATGGGGGCAATCAGTATGGTTATGGTTATGGTTATGGAGGAGGTGGCGGGGGATACCGTCGACCCCCGGGGAGCGGCAGCGGTGGATTAGGGTTTGATATGGAGTTCGTGTTTCGGGTGCTCACGAGGCGGGGGTTCCTCATCAATGTTGGTTTCGCGAG GTGGAGCTGTCATTATTGA
- the LOC109709717 gene encoding uncharacterized protein LOC109709717, with amino-acid sequence MRFLHGAPPPTCPVDRRCLQWAQIYLKYCVCGAKDEIALLLGLVSVVSWGIAEVPQIITNYKTKSTEGLSVAFLMTWIIGDLFNLVGCLLEPATLPTQFYMALLYTATTVVLTGQTIYYSHIYPRLKANKSRASSKEEENSATEKLLAYKDDHKSKASDQANGDSSGIEGNHMRSSPIPVDPTVIQRYTSDGRDFYYMSARSLSSSPIPIAGSWLPHSPYTSRTPLLTQTRFLSREPLLDGLVPTQSAPPTSNTRNILSVVPFTAFCLVMYFNYFSIGNTFNTSPHGTVLRLGRKLLQVKRGDSSLQHSGESSGIGSFLGWAMAAIYMGGRLPQIFLNIRRGNVEGLNPLMFTFALIGNATYVGSILVNSLDWNKIRPNLPWLVDAGGCVLLDSLIILQFVYFHLRTRKNHEDADTD; translated from the exons ATGAGATTTCTTCATGGAGCTCCTCCACCTACTTGCCCTGTGGACCGGCGTTGTTTGCAGTGGGCTCAGATTTACCTGAAATATTGTGTCTGTGGTGCAAAGGATGAAATTGCTTTGTTGCTTGGATTGGTTAGTGTTGTTAGTTGGGGCATTGCCGAGGTTCCGCAGATTATCACGAATTATAAGACGAAGTCTACGGAAGGCCTTTCGGTGGCTTTTCTTATGACTTGGATCATAGG GGATTTATTTAACCTTGTTGGTTGCCTACTGGAACCTGCTACT ttGCCAACACAGTTTTACATGGCTTTG TTATACACAGCAACTACAGTGGTCTTAACAGGACAGACTATATACTATAGTCACATTTATCCACGACTCAAGGCTAACAAAAGTAGAGCATCTAGCAAG GAAGAAGAAAATTCAGCAACTGAAAAGCTATTGGCGTATAAGGATGACCACAAATCTAAAGCAAGTGACCAAGCAAATGGAGACAGTTCTGGAATTGAAGGAAACCATATGCGAAGCTCACCAATTCCTGTTGACCCAACCGTAATTCAACGTTATACTTCTGACGGCAGGGATTTCTACtatat GTCGGCACGATCTCTATCAAGCAGCCCAATACCAATAGCTGGTTCTTGGTTACCTCATTCACCTTATACTAGCAGGACACCCCTGCTCACACAAACTCGATTTCTTTCAAGAGAACCATTACTAGATGGTCTTGTTCCAACACAATCTGCGCCACCAACAAGCAATACAAGAAATATACTCTCCGTG GTACCTTTTACGGCGTTCTGCCTggttatgtattttaattacttcTCTATAGGCAATACATTCAATACATCGCCTCATGGAACGGTTCTACGGTTGGGCCGGAAGCTTTTACAG GTGAAAAGAGGCGACTCATCACTTCAACATAGTGGCGAAAGCAGCGGGATTGGAAGCTTCCTCGGCTGGGCAATGGCGGCTATATATATGGGGGGCCGACTTCCTCAAATTTTCTTGAAT ATTAGGCGAGGAAatgtagag GGCCTCAATCCGCTAATGTTTACATTTGCTTTAATTGGAAATGCAACTTATGTAGGAAG CATACTCGTAAATAGTTTGGATTGGAATAAAATCCGGCCAAATCTTCCATGGCTAGTTGATGCTGGGGGATGTGTGCTTCTTGATTCCCTT ATAATCCTTCAATTTGTGTACTTCCATCTTCGAACAAGAAAGAATCACGAAGACGCAGATACTGATTAG
- the LOC109709718 gene encoding uncharacterized protein LOC109709718, with translation MAVNGGGGGGLSAEEASTMGGIATVSLLHSFIPTHWLPFSIVGRAQNWSLSTTLLITAFGGVLHVVSTSLLGITAVTMANTIAGEETVHKLASLLLIFLGASYIVLFALGKGGHSHAHNHPMEKMAVAGLVLVPALSPCATTLPVFLAVGNSSSMMILAIIVLLFSTITVMTSLVALSYYGASQIKFHWVERYDKLLVGSVLCLVGTLTYIFHHHDGDEHSAEGHLHRKLTGL, from the exons ATGGCGGTGAATGGTGGGGGTGGTGGGGGGTTGAGCGCGGAGGAGGCGTCGACGATGGGTGGGATCGCGACGGTGTCGCTGCTGCACTCCTTCATCCCCACGCACTGGCTCCCCTTCTCCATCGTCGGCCGCGCCCAGAACTGGTCCCTCTCCACCACCCTCCTCATCA CTGCATTTGGAGGTGTCTTGCATGTGGTTTCGACCTCTCTTCTTGGCATCACAGCAGTAACTATGGCTAACACTATTGCAGGCGAGGAGACAGTGCATAAACTTGCTTCCCTTTTGCTCATATTTCTAGGAGCAAGCTATATCGTATTATTTGCTCTGGGGAAGGGAGGGCATAGTCATGCCCACAACCATCCGATGGAGAAGATGGCTGTGGCTGGGCTGGTACTTGTACCCGCATTATCTCCATGCGCAACAACCCTTCCTGTGTTTCTTGCGGTCGGTAACTCGTCCTCCATGATGATTCTCGCCATCATCGTGCTACTATTCAG TACAATCACGGTGATGACCTCTCTGGTGGCTCTATCATACTACGGCGCGAGCCAAATCAAGTTTCACTGGGTAGAACGGTATGATAAGCTTCTTGTCGGCTCGGTGCTTTGCCTGGTCGGTACCCTAACCTACATTTTCCACCACCACGACGGCGACGAGCACTCTGCTGAAGGGCATCTTCACAGAAAACTTACAGGCCTGTGA